The following nucleotide sequence is from Mangifera indica cultivar Alphonso chromosome 1, CATAS_Mindica_2.1, whole genome shotgun sequence.
AATTATGGAGGtgttttatcataaaattcGAATGAGTCACTTATTTGATAACCGGACGaaaactttctttttaatatatcgTGGATTTAAAGATGTATAATCGTTACTTCTTTATTAGGGTAGAgatttaaatagttattatttattagtaattatCTTTGGTTATACTTTGagaatttagttttaaataattaggTTGATCGCATAACAATTGGTAAGCATCTAACCAACATAGGATTAGGtaattagttattattataCATGAAAAGTCTATTACAAATTCAAGAATATTTATGCGCATATCTTGAATTTCCCCAGTGGAACAATACGACACCGCATTTGTGTCACTCACTTGAACGGCGCCGTATCTTCCCAATTATGAATATCTCCATATTGTCGGAAGTACCGTTCCATGCCACAGCCTTATCCTCACAACATCCAAAAACCTCTGTAAAAGAACACACTAAATTCTCCATTTATGGCGACATAACTCGTTTCATTTTGTAAGTTTTCAGCACTAACAAGCCCTCCATTTATCACACTCTAAAATGGacctctcttcttcttttacaACCCAGTTGAAACCAAATTgttcttctctattttctgataacatctctttctcttcttcaatttctccATTTCCTCTCCAAATTTgtcctaaaaccctaaaactaaCCAAACCCACCTCTCGAAATTTGCGAATTCTGGCTGTGGCAATAGACCCACAACAGGAGCAACCACAAAACAGCCCGCAGAGACTTCTCAAAGAACTTgcagagagaaaaaaagttacATCACCAAAGAAAAAAGTTCCCCCAAAACGGTTCATATTAAGGCCCCCACTAGACGACAAAAAGCTAGCCGATAGGTTTTTGAACAGCCCACAGCTATCTCTAAAATCCTTTCCTTTGTTAAGTTCTTGCTTGCCTTCTTCACGTCTTAACAATGCTGACAAAACTTGGATGGACGAGTACTTGCTTGAGGCGAAACAGGCTCTAGGTTATTCTTTAGAGCCATCTGAGGAATTAGGAGATGATAATCCAGCTAAGCATTTTGATACTTTGTTATACTTGGCGTTTCAGCATCCGGCATGTGAGAGGACAAAGGCAAGACACATTAGGTCAGGGCATTCAAGACTCTGTTTTCTGGGACAGTATGTACTTGAATTGGCCTTTGCTGAGTATTTTTTGCAAAGGTATCCAAGAGAATCGCCGGCTCCAATGAGAGAAAGAGTTTTTGGATTGATTGGGAAGAGGAACTTGCCCAAGTGGATAAAAGCTGCCAGTTTGCAGAATTTGGTTTTTCCCTATGATGATATGGATAAGCTCATTAGGAAATTGCGGGAACCGCCTTGCAAGTAAGTTTGCTTATGTTATTTTGGATATTATGCttctattttgtgttttttgttttcttgaaaatttgttcatttggttgattttcTGTTTCAATTAGTACCTGTATAGGGTCGTGCATGGATTAGATATGTGATTTAGAGAAATGCATTCAATGTGCATTGCTGCTTGAACTTTGATCAAGAGTACTGCTGTTTGTACTTGTTTATGTTGAAAACCTTCATTATAGATGTTTTTGGTGTGATGTTGTTGAATGGTGTTGCGTTGCTTACTTGTTGGCTTCTAGTGTGAATTTGTATGTTAAAGGGGAACAAAGATTTTCCGTTTCTAATGTGGCACACTTTTTAAGGTGTTCCTTCGATAGAAAATGAACTATGGAAGATCTCTTCCCTAATTCTACAGGTCTTTGACAATTTAACTGCTCTGCTCTCTTATGTGTACTGGTAGGTGTCAGCAATAGTGACATAAAACCCATTTGAAAGTTTCTATTCTGCGGTTCAAACATCATTATTGACACATGCCTTACAGTTCTCTGCCATGCTTTGATGAGCCAGGCATCTTCTGCGAAAAGCACCATTTTCAACTTTTCTGATAGATTTTAAGTTTGTTCTTTTTCAGTATCAATGAGTTTAGGTTCTTATATTAAGTTACCTAAGAATATCAACATTTGTTGTTGAAAAAACTGCCTCTTTTTTGGAGGTGAACATTCGCTAAACCAAAGGGTGTAAcattcattttctctaaaatttttttatttttatttttatttttgcatataaaacactgtttttattgttttgacaATCGCTATGTGCATTGTTACTCCTTAGACCTTTCCGAGTAAGGTGTGTGTTTGACAGTTTATAGAATGCAATAGTATTATTGCTGAATCCTATTGTAAGAGTATCCTGGTGTTGCATAGTTAATTTTGGATTATTTCTAGTTGGGTACTCCACTTGCTCAAATTGCTATACATAGTAGGAAACAGTTTGCTCGGATCTTTACATTCTCCCTCTTCTTTAGGGGATGGACACAAAGCAATCAACTGAATTGAGAACCATGATGAGACTGTTACTATTATATCAACTTTTGTACTCACTTCTTCATTCTTTGCCAGCTCTGAAACTACAGGATGAAGTTCATGTTAATTGCTTGCACAGCATGCTTTAAAGAAGTCATATGTTCATTCTAAAAGCTCTTTTAAAATTTACCAGAGTAAGAGATGGGTATCGAACATCAGAAAACTTGGTTTGATGATTGTATTGTCTTTCAAAAGGTGACTGCAGCTGCAGGGCTAAATATCTAGATTGTTAAATCTAATGCCgtaaatttatgaaaaactGATAAGGTTTTCTGATCCACGCCTGTCAGGACAATTATATGgttagaggtttttttttttttttatctggctaggaaaaaaaatgaattatactCTTATTATAGAAGATACAAAAATGGACAAGCTAACCACAAAAAGTAGGGGTCCCTTTCTGTGTAGACCTGAGAGAGGTGAttcattatacaaaaaaaagtactaaatcaaacaaaaacctACACGAGACCCcaatcaaaataacatgaaCCATCTTGCAAAAACATTGAAGTTTCCCAATTATGGTAAATaaggaaaattgatttttccttAAACTCTGACAAGAGAGAAGCCCACAACttcataacaattttattgGGGGTTTGGAATCATATGTTGATGAAGTTATGAAGATTTGAACCTTATAAATTGGGAGTTCCTTGAGAAGAAATAATTTTCAGCATTGTAGGCCATTCAATTATGCATATGTACAATTGTATGCAAACGTGATGGTTCTATTGGATAAAGTGGAGGTAGAATGAAAGTTGTTTATGAGATTTCTACTTCACCTCAAATTTAGAGTATGTGATTCAgattatcattatatatgatttCTAGTTATACAGCTTTACATTTCAATTCTATTATAGTGATGCTTGTTTATAGTCCCATAGTTCATGTTATTTAATGCAGCTTAGCCTAGATTATTTCTAAATCCTGCGGTATGCCATTCTGAATTTAAAGATCATTTTCTTCTTATGCTAAATAACAAGTTTTGagcattatttataatttactaGTTTGCTGTGAAGTTGTCCCACATAATGGGTTTGATTAGTAGTCTGTAAGATTATCAATTAATGGATAGAACATAATGAGTATTAAATTCATGTTGTGATGTGCAGGTCTGTGTTCTGGGCTCTGTTTGGGGCTATATATTTGTGCTTTGGTCTGCCAGAAGTTTATCGTGTTCTTTTTGAAGTATTTGGGATGGATCCAGAAGATGAGGACTGTCAGCCAAAGTTAAGGCGGCAACTTGAAGATGTAGATTATGTATCTGTTGAATTTGAAGGCAATAAGCTCAGTTGGCAAGATGTTGCAGCTTATAAGGCAAGCTTTATTATATTGTTGTCCTTTCATTCATCTAATTTGTCGATTAAAAATGAAGTGTAGGTGATCTTAGGACTAGAAACAGAAGTTAAGATTGCATTCATCCTGCATACCACACTCTTGGAATCATTTATTGCCATTAGACGCTTTCTATTAGTAAGATTATATTTGGATGTGAGTGACAATTTAGAATCACTGAGAGGCAGTAATATTTGAAGCTAATTGCTGAGATGATGTATGAGTAGTTATACTTAAACAATGCTgcaatatatttgtttatgatttacTTTTACTATAAAACAGGTGATTTTGTTGTTATCCATGTTGAAAGCAATCCTTTTAGCTAATACTTATCTCCTTACAGCCACCTGAAAATGCTCTTTTTGCACATCCAAGGCTTTTTAGGGCTTGTGTTCCCCCTGGTATGCATCGATTTCGAGGAAATCTATGGGATTATGACAGCAGACCACAAGTTATGCAAATTCTGGGATATCCCTTGGCAGTAAAAGACAGGATTCCGGAAATTACCGATGCCAGGAATATTGAACTTGGACTTGGGCTACAGGTACTTTTTTTTtgcatcatttatatattaatatttgtgtCTATATGACCCTTTCAACCAGGCCAAGGTTTCAATTCCTTTGGGTCCACCGacttgtaaatattatccacaAGTTTGCTAGCTACAAAGATTGTCTACTATAAGTAGAACCCTAGTTTTTAACTCGGTGAACACAAAAGAAAGGTTGAGGGACTTTTGggtatcaaaagaaaaattatacattGATTCTGTATGCACCATATTCTCCATTGGTATCGTTAAAATAGATCAGGATACTTACTGCAGAAATGCAGATCATTCCTTATTTTGACAAGAATTTATATCGCTAGTTTTTGTGAACTTTTGAATGAGTTGAAGTTATTTATGGCATTATTTGTCATTTATAGTATTCAAGTTGACTTATTTGTTTGTCAAAATTAATTGACAAATATGCTATTTCCATTAAAATTCCTTGgcttatttaatgaattattaattcttttcttcttggATCACAGCTTTGTTTCTTGCATCCATCAAAACACAAGTTTGAGCATCCTCGGTTCTGCTATGAGCGTCTGGAGTATGTTGGCCAAAAGATCCAGGTTAATGGCTCTCCTTGCATTAGTTCATGTATCTTGTGAGCATGTTTACATACTGACCAATGCTCTGTTTattgagtttgaaatgaaattttactttttccatttattacaatttttaagtaaaacacaaaaggtgaaaaaaatttatgtttccaattttcaaatctttagGATATTGTAATGGCTGAGAGGCTGCTGATGAAACATCTAGATGCTCCTGGACACTGGCTGCAGGAGAAGCACCGACGTATTCTTATGAACAAGTTCTGTGGGAAGTATTTCAGGGAAAAATATCTCCATCGATTTATAACATATGCTGAACAGGTTCAAGATGCATATGAACACAATCGAAGACTGAGAAATCCTGCCACTACTGCTGTTCAACAAGCTATTCATGGGCTTGCTTACACTGTTTATGGAAAACCAGAGGTGAGGCGCCTCATGTTTGAGGTTTTTGATTTTGAGCAAATCCAACCTAAAGCTATGTGAATATTTGAGAAAATGGTGAAAACATTTCCCTTTCTTCCTCTTaaccttgaattttttttcagtagAATGTACCTTCAATCACCAGCTTGTAGTAAATTTTAGCACAATTTTTCGTGTAATTGTTATGAAATATAGAATGTAATTTCCcttgttaaattaatatattaataatgttcTTTTAGAATTTCACTTCGCACACTGGTGGGTTGAGGTGAGGCAATCGCCGCGACGGACTGAAAGCTTTTCAAATGTTGCATTGGTATTTTCCTATTGACATATTTTAGGCTTTTTggttaacaataaatattaattgaaactGATAAATAATTAGATTGAAAAAACTTTTCATAGGCCTAAGTCTTAATATAAATCGAATTAAAtcgtaatttttttaattcgatttgatttaaaatataaaatagtttgatttaattataaattttatcataccGTTCTtaggtttagtttgaaaaattttcctaaattgaaccaaacacattcttagtttgaaattttgtcatactatttttaaacttttgaaagtTTATTGTCGAATATTGAGTCTTTAAACTCGATGAACATATAGTAAGCTAAAGTttgttcaatataaattaaatcgCAAATAGCTTGCAAATGATATACAAATAGCgtctataattttatatacaaataattatatatcactatatgattaagtattattttatctctaatttaaaattattcaatcatataattatatatatatatattattatttatttataaaattatataagatattTGTATATCAATAATGCTATATGCATAGAAACCGTGCACAAAATTTATAGACAAACTGATGTGGTAAATGTCATGTGTCAAAATCTCCACATCAATGCCATTAAATGAAATACAATAATGCTACATGCATAgaaattgtataca
It contains:
- the LOC123219920 gene encoding ribonuclease III domain-containing protein RNC1, chloroplastic — its product is MDLSSSFTTQLKPNCSSLFSDNISFSSSISPFPLQICPKTLKLTKPTSRNLRILAVAIDPQQEQPQNSPQRLLKELAERKKVTSPKKKVPPKRFILRPPLDDKKLADRFLNSPQLSLKSFPLLSSCLPSSRLNNADKTWMDEYLLEAKQALGYSLEPSEELGDDNPAKHFDTLLYLAFQHPACERTKARHIRSGHSRLCFLGQYVLELAFAEYFLQRYPRESPAPMRERVFGLIGKRNLPKWIKAASLQNLVFPYDDMDKLIRKLREPPCKSVFWALFGAIYLCFGLPEVYRVLFEVFGMDPEDEDCQPKLRRQLEDVDYVSVEFEGNKLSWQDVAAYKPPENALFAHPRLFRACVPPGMHRFRGNLWDYDSRPQVMQILGYPLAVKDRIPEITDARNIELGLGLQLCFLHPSKHKFEHPRFCYERLEYVGQKIQDIVMAERLLMKHLDAPGHWLQEKHRRILMNKFCGKYFREKYLHRFITYAEQVQDAYEHNRRLRNPATTAVQQAIHGLAYTVYGKPEVRRLMFEVFDFEQIQPKAM